From Vibrio splendidus, a single genomic window includes:
- a CDS encoding response regulator: MPTNTRILVVDDDQEIRELLEEYLTKSGFDVSSVGDGVELETHLQNQGYPDLILLDVMLPGDDGFTLCQRVRKQSNVPIIMLTAVSDETDQIIGLEIGADDYIAKPFSPRQLMARIKALLRRVQVVDDKPSDALPKQIIFGDWTLDTLAHRISHNENSEEMDLSGSDFSLLMLFLTRPNEVLDRDTISFATRGREALPFERGIDVQLSRLRSRLGDSGKYPHYIKTMRGNGYILAVPVQYEH, encoded by the coding sequence ATGCCAACAAATACTCGAATTCTCGTGGTGGATGATGATCAAGAAATCCGCGAGCTGCTGGAAGAGTACCTCACAAAATCGGGTTTCGATGTCTCTTCTGTTGGAGACGGTGTTGAACTAGAGACCCACCTGCAAAACCAAGGTTATCCCGATCTGATTCTGCTTGATGTGATGCTACCCGGTGATGATGGTTTTACCTTGTGCCAACGAGTACGTAAGCAATCGAATGTGCCTATCATCATGCTGACTGCAGTCTCGGATGAAACCGACCAGATCATCGGCTTAGAAATTGGTGCCGATGACTACATCGCCAAGCCGTTTAGCCCTCGTCAGTTAATGGCTCGAATCAAAGCGTTATTAAGACGTGTTCAAGTGGTGGATGACAAGCCGAGTGATGCACTACCAAAGCAGATTATTTTTGGTGATTGGACGCTTGATACCCTAGCGCATCGGATCTCCCATAATGAAAACTCAGAAGAGATGGACTTGTCGGGCAGTGACTTTTCTTTGTTAATGCTGTTCTTAACTCGTCCTAACGAAGTTCTCGACCGAGATACTATCTCTTTCGCAACCAGAGGCCGAGAAGCGCTGCCTTTTGAACGAGGCATTGACGTGCAGCTTAGTCGCCTGAGAAGCCGATTGGGCGACAGCGGTAAATACCCTCACTACATCAAAACCATGCGCGGTAATGGCTACATTCTTGCTGTGCCTGTTCAGTATGAACACTAA
- a CDS encoding protein adenylyltransferase SelO — protein sequence MSVWDSISFNNRFIALPRLFYTPIQPTPLSNVQWLAWNHNLANELGFPSFEDASEELLETLSGNVEPEQFSPVAMKYAGHQFGSYNPDLGDGRGLLLAQVVAKSGETFDLHLKGAGKTPYSRMGDGRAVIRSTVREYLCSEAMAGLNIPTTRALAMMTSDTPVYREKQEWGALLVRAAESHIRFGHFEHLFYTNQLAEHKLLADKVIEWHFPECLDEEKPYAAMFNQIVDRTAEMVALWQANGFAHGVMNTDNMSIIGQTFDYGPFAFLDEYDPRLICNHSDYQGRYAFNQQPRIGLWNLSALAHSLSPLVDKADLEAALEQYELQMNGYFSQLMRRKLGLLSKQEGDTRLFESMFELMSQNKVDYPRFFRTLSNLDTLPPQKVIDLVIDREAAKLWMDNYLQRCELEDSSVAERSEKMRQVNPKYILRNYLAQLAIDKAERGDSSDIEALMVVLADPYAEHPDYEHLAALPPEWGKAMEISCSS from the coding sequence ATGTCTGTCTGGGATTCTATTTCATTTAACAATCGATTTATCGCATTACCTCGACTGTTCTATACCCCAATTCAACCTACACCGCTCAGCAATGTCCAATGGCTCGCATGGAACCATAATCTTGCGAATGAACTCGGCTTTCCGTCATTTGAAGATGCTTCTGAGGAATTGCTTGAAACTTTATCTGGCAATGTTGAACCTGAGCAATTCTCACCGGTAGCAATGAAATACGCAGGCCATCAGTTTGGCTCTTATAACCCGGACTTAGGTGATGGAAGAGGGCTGTTATTAGCTCAAGTGGTAGCGAAAAGTGGTGAAACGTTCGACTTACACCTTAAAGGTGCAGGCAAAACCCCCTATTCACGTATGGGCGATGGACGCGCTGTTATTCGATCAACCGTTCGTGAGTACTTATGTAGCGAAGCGATGGCAGGGCTCAATATCCCAACCACTCGCGCGTTGGCGATGATGACCAGCGACACACCGGTATATCGAGAGAAGCAAGAGTGGGGCGCATTGTTGGTGCGTGCTGCTGAGTCACACATCCGTTTCGGTCACTTTGAACATCTGTTTTATACCAATCAGTTGGCTGAGCATAAGTTGCTGGCTGATAAAGTCATTGAGTGGCATTTCCCTGAGTGTCTTGATGAAGAAAAGCCCTACGCTGCAATGTTTAATCAGATTGTTGATCGCACTGCTGAAATGGTCGCGTTGTGGCAAGCGAATGGTTTTGCTCATGGAGTGATGAACACTGATAACATGTCAATTATCGGGCAAACCTTCGATTATGGTCCATTCGCGTTCCTTGATGAATATGACCCAAGATTGATCTGCAATCACTCGGATTACCAAGGTCGTTACGCTTTCAATCAACAGCCTAGAATTGGATTGTGGAATCTATCTGCACTGGCTCATTCGCTTTCGCCGCTGGTGGATAAAGCCGATTTAGAGGCAGCCCTAGAACAATACGAACTTCAAATGAACGGTTATTTCAGTCAACTGATGCGTCGTAAGTTGGGGCTACTTTCCAAACAGGAAGGTGACACTCGCTTGTTTGAATCTATGTTCGAGCTGATGTCGCAAAACAAAGTCGATTATCCAAGGTTCTTTAGAACGCTGTCGAACTTGGATACCTTGCCGCCACAAAAAGTGATTGATTTGGTTATCGACCGCGAGGCAGCAAAGCTATGGATGGATAACTACTTACAACGCTGCGAATTGGAAGACAGTTCAGTGGCAGAGCGCAGCGAAAAGATGCGACAAGTAAACCCGAAATACATTCTCAGAAACTATCTTGCCCAACTCGCCATAGATAAAGCCGAGCGCGGTGATAGCAGTGATATTGAAGCATTAATGGTGGTTCTGGCTGACCCTTATGCAGAACACCCAGACTATGAACACCTTGCTGCGTTGCCTCCTGAGTGGGGTAAAGCGATGGAAATCAGCTGTTCCTCTTAA